The DNA segment AGATGAAGGAGAGAACGTGTTGGTTAGAATAGAATCAATTGGAGGTATCGaaccattcaaaaaaaaaaaaaaaaactcggcTCGGCGATGGGCGACCTGCCCTCATTTGCCTGGCAACGGCGATGGGCGACCTGCCCACCGAAGCCTACCTGGCGATCCCTGACCCGGTCAACTCGGACTTCACCTGGCGAAGCAGCACGTGCACGGTCGTCGATGCGCAATGCAGCCGCGAGAGTTCGCCCAAGGAGCCGCATGACTCAAAAAGTCAAAAATAGGTTGAAATCAGAACATCTAAATTGATTAATCGTCAGAGAAaatagtaaatttcacaaaactaggGATGGTTTGgtcaaattatcataaaactacatatttaacactaattttatcccaaaactacagatttaaggtaaaaatagcatggtggcccgcgaaaattgcgcggctagcatcattatattttttatcatataatatcatatatattttctcaatgtattattcaaatatattaaaatgataacataattttaaattttgtactaaatttacgaaactactaatgtgtaatattcatattctattttatatacgtgttagttattaattatttttaatatcaaatttttgttatttctaaattatattcctatatagactctagactcgtctttcaatatttcttttttttaattccgaattttcgttatatgtaaattgtatttctatatagactctaggatcttcttccaatattatttattttaattatgaatttttattatttctaattgtatttctatgtggactctaaactcatctttcaatattctttaatttttaatttcgaatttcagttacttctaaattgtatttctatattgacttCAGACTATTCTTCCtatgttttttaatttcgaaaattttagttatttgtaaattgtactgtttttatatgaactctaaactctactttgaattttattatgtttattctgaattttagttagttttaaattcctatatagactctatactctacttctgatattccttatttttaattctgaatttatattatttgttaattgtatttctatatgaactctatcatctacttctaatattccttatttttaattctgaatttctattatttcttaattgtatttctatactctatactctacttctgatactccttatttttaattccgaatttctattattttttagtcGTATttctaggcaaaatttgctacaggacacccaAAAAACGCGTAATTAGCTGAGGGACACCGAGAAAACGTGGAACTGCCCCAGGACACTAcaaaatttgtgaaatttgcCGTAGGACACCAAgctcattattttattattttctggcTGAAAGTGACGAGTATTTTTTCAAAATGCCCAGATTGCCCCCGTGTCCAAATCTATGCCGACGCGCAGTCCGGTGGAACCAAACTCGGTCGCATGGTTGGATGGAGGAGCGATTTCGCAATCAAGAACCTGGCTGTggcttcgtcgccggccgcgacgCGCTGCTctcgccgccgaggaggcccaTCTCCACGTCGCGGTCGGCCTGCGccagcaccggcgccggcgggggcgtCTCGCCGGTGAGCAGTATCTGGATGAGCACGAGCCGCGTGGCTTCGGCGGTGACAGCGACGAGCTGTAGCATGACGCCGAACGCGTCGAACCACGCCTCGCcgtaggcggcgacggcgatgcccGCGGAGATGCCGAGCATGTTGAGCATGGAGGCGTGGCGGAAGGAGTCGGtgcgggacgcgacggcgaggcaATAGACGGCGACGGGCATGAGCGCCTTGAGCATCTGGATGAAGGAGACGGAGATGTAGATGTATGCGGAGTTGGAGAACCAGAGCGACAGCGCGTAGAGCACGCCGATGGGCACAACGG comes from the Oryza glaberrima chromosome 9, OglaRS2, whole genome shotgun sequence genome and includes:
- the LOC127783727 gene encoding probable sugar phosphate/phosphate translocator At4g32390, translated to MDVVSSLSSSPAPAPSVLKSVLLSYAYVSVWITFSFSVIMYNKYIFDPTMYNWPFPISLTMVHMAFCASLTVVLVRVLRVVAEPTSPPMTPSLYAASVVPIGVLYALSLWFSNSAYIYISVSFIQMLKALMPVAVYCLAVASRTDSFRHASMLNMLGISAGIAVAAYGEAWFDAFGVMLQLVAVTAEATRLVLIQILLTGETPPPAPVLAQADRDVEMGLLGGESSASRPATKPQPGS